A genomic region of Phycisphaerales bacterium AB-hyl4 contains the following coding sequences:
- a CDS encoding DMT family transporter has translation MPTKTWLGKFFILELLFVFLWNSGFIGAEYGLPFAGPFTLLFWRYLALTGLLGVWLVLSGRFSWPGHRLAGRMGMVGILAHGVWLTCALLALDMGVPAGIVALVTALQPLLTGTLSGYVLGERTDARQWLGLILGFGGVVIAVGARLTLDGTTPPLGYLIPFGSVVGITIASLLQRRWTREGSPDSQPLDLTLFYQSLATTLALLLPAWWIEGFATQWVAPFVGTMVWLVVAVSLGAYWSMWRLLAREEATRVASLFYLSPPVTMLMAWIAFGDTLILTDVLGLIVAGGGVVLVYRIGVRRPPLASKAEG, from the coding sequence ATGCCGACAAAGACGTGGTTGGGAAAGTTTTTCATACTCGAACTTCTGTTCGTGTTCCTTTGGAACTCCGGGTTTATCGGGGCCGAATACGGCCTGCCATTTGCCGGCCCCTTTACCTTGCTGTTCTGGCGTTATCTCGCGCTGACAGGCCTGCTGGGCGTGTGGCTTGTGTTGAGCGGCCGTTTCAGTTGGCCGGGGCATCGGCTGGCCGGCCGAATGGGCATGGTGGGTATTCTCGCGCACGGCGTCTGGCTGACGTGCGCGCTGTTGGCGTTGGATATGGGTGTGCCGGCGGGCATCGTGGCGCTGGTGACGGCGCTTCAACCCTTACTCACTGGCACGCTTTCGGGGTATGTCCTCGGTGAACGAACCGACGCACGCCAGTGGCTCGGGCTGATACTTGGCTTTGGTGGTGTGGTCATCGCGGTCGGGGCGCGACTTACTCTGGATGGAACGACACCGCCACTCGGATATTTAATCCCATTCGGTTCGGTGGTGGGCATCACGATCGCGAGCCTGTTACAGCGGCGCTGGACGCGCGAAGGAAGCCCCGACAGTCAACCGCTCGATTTGACACTTTTTTACCAGAGCCTTGCCACCACACTCGCTTTGCTGCTTCCTGCCTGGTGGATTGAAGGCTTCGCCACACAGTGGGTGGCACCGTTTGTCGGCACGATGGTCTGGCTGGTGGTGGCTGTGTCACTCGGGGCATACTGGAGTATGTGGCGTCTGCTTGCACGCGAAGAAGCGACGCGTGTCGCCAGTTTGTTCTATCTGAGCCCGCCGGTGACGATGCTGATGGCATGGATCGCATTTGGCGATACGCTGATTCTTACCGACGTGTTGGGGTTGATCGTGGCTGGCGGGGGTGTAGTGCTGGTCTACCGTATTGGCGTTCGCCGTCCCCCTCTCGCGAGCAAGGCGGAAGGGTAA
- a CDS encoding TIGR00341 family protein, whose product MSTTLRLVELSANTDAVERLQQAVGDISCIEQWLLHGNDNRSTLRLLLPSDAVEAVFDAIAEHELPDDSFRVMLFPIEATLPAVGQPEEEQTSKEAAKQSGDQRQRGRISRDELLNDLTPGTQISTIYLIMVLLSAIVASVGLLRDNVAVIIGAMVIAPLLMPNMALALATALGDLKMAARALATNAAGVAVAFIFSCIVGLVHGVDPSADELQTRTRVSLGDIGLGLASGIAGAISVTTGVPATLIGVMVAVALLPPLVATGLLLGAGEWVMAGGAALLLAVNIICINLAGVGTFVLQGIRPRTWYEASVARRATFTALALWLTALLSLAVLVWIAEGSD is encoded by the coding sequence ATGTCCACCACCCTTCGTCTCGTCGAACTGAGCGCCAATACCGACGCGGTCGAACGCTTGCAACAAGCGGTCGGAGATATTTCCTGCATCGAGCAATGGCTCCTTCACGGCAATGACAATCGCTCAACCCTTCGCCTGCTGCTGCCTTCCGACGCCGTCGAGGCGGTGTTTGACGCCATCGCCGAACACGAACTGCCCGACGATTCGTTTCGCGTCATGCTCTTCCCAATTGAGGCCACCCTGCCTGCCGTCGGCCAGCCGGAGGAAGAGCAAACCAGCAAAGAGGCCGCGAAACAATCCGGCGATCAACGCCAGCGCGGCCGCATCAGCCGTGACGAACTACTCAACGATCTCACACCCGGCACGCAGATTTCCACCATCTATCTCATCATGGTGCTGCTCTCGGCCATTGTCGCAAGCGTCGGCCTGCTCCGGGACAACGTCGCCGTCATCATCGGCGCAATGGTCATCGCTCCGCTGCTCATGCCGAACATGGCCCTCGCCCTGGCGACCGCGCTCGGCGACTTGAAGATGGCGGCCCGCGCCCTGGCCACCAATGCCGCCGGCGTGGCCGTGGCCTTTATCTTCTCCTGCATCGTCGGCCTCGTACACGGCGTCGATCCCTCCGCTGACGAACTGCAAACACGCACTCGTGTTTCACTCGGCGACATCGGCCTTGGCCTCGCCTCCGGCATCGCCGGCGCGATCTCCGTCACCACCGGCGTACCCGCCACGCTCATCGGCGTCATGGTCGCCGTCGCCCTGCTGCCGCCGCTCGTCGCCACCGGCCTGTTGCTCGGCGCGGGCGAATGGGTCATGGCTGGCGGCGCCGCGCTCCTGCTGGCCGTGAATATCATCTGCATTAATCTGGCCGGTGTGGGTACCTTCGTGTTACAGGGCATTCGGCCCCGCACCTGGTACGAAGCCAGTGTCGCCCGCCGCGCCACCTTCACGGCCCTCGCCCTTTGGCTCACCGCCCTGCTCAGCCTCGCCGTCCTGGTCTGGATCGCCGAGGGATCCGATTGA
- a CDS encoding class I SAM-dependent methyltransferase, whose amino-acid sequence MKTRESGMPDDASWQTYFSPDATLRAMGLHADTGDVVDFGCGYGTFAIPAARIIKGSVYALDIEADMVAATQAKADAEGVANVLAIRRNFVTEGTGLDDGQAGFAMLFNILHCEEPERLLAEAWRVLRAGGVLGIMHWRCDIPTPRGPSMAIRPRPEQCQQWAEQVGFKANERTVLGLPPYHYGLAMIKQ is encoded by the coding sequence ATGAAAACGCGAGAAAGCGGCATGCCGGACGACGCATCGTGGCAGACGTACTTTTCACCTGACGCGACCTTGCGGGCGATGGGTTTGCACGCCGACACTGGCGACGTGGTGGATTTCGGATGCGGCTACGGCACGTTTGCCATCCCCGCGGCACGGATCATCAAAGGCAGCGTATACGCCCTCGACATCGAAGCGGACATGGTCGCCGCTACGCAAGCCAAGGCGGACGCCGAAGGTGTGGCAAACGTTCTGGCGATCCGGCGCAACTTTGTAACCGAAGGTACGGGGCTGGATGATGGGCAAGCCGGGTTCGCAATGCTGTTCAACATCCTGCACTGCGAAGAGCCGGAACGGCTGTTGGCGGAGGCCTGGCGAGTGTTGCGGGCCGGGGGCGTGCTCGGGATCATGCACTGGCGGTGCGACATCCCGACGCCACGCGGGCCGAGCATGGCCATTCGCCCGCGACCGGAGCAATGCCAGCAGTGGGCTGAGCAAGTCGGCTTCAAGGCCAACGAACGCACAGTGCTTGGGCTACCGCCATACCACTACGGCTTGGCAATGATAAAGCAATGA
- a CDS encoding substrate-binding domain-containing protein: MSMLVRFHIPMVLFAAWLILAGCGSEGEGDRRLSRDGDTRPTVGVSLPGDGQKWHAGVHWWAEQAMAEHSEVDWLVQRAEHASEQAAQIDDMLKQGIDALIILALDEDTSLASVRHATDVDVYVVSVDRALHEPIADLFVTGDHAAFGRVSAEFIVQQLDFQGRVVILRGGPTAGDRMRYEAAMEVFGAHPGIEVLDTLPGEGDREQSAEAMRTALAEHDTIGAVWAGDDEMALGVEEAVLAAGRADEMLILGGGGMSQIVGRVKEQDPLFPATVAYSPAMMAVAVHLAVAEVLYDGDEQAVAAMIPAHLRLDAGDLLGLAEPRPTEQRRLILPVQLITQDNAADYHFPDSVY, encoded by the coding sequence ATGTCGATGCTCGTTCGCTTTCACATACCGATGGTGCTGTTTGCGGCCTGGTTGATATTGGCGGGTTGTGGCTCGGAGGGCGAAGGCGATCGCCGATTGAGCCGCGACGGCGACACACGGCCGACCGTTGGCGTGTCCCTGCCGGGCGACGGACAAAAGTGGCACGCCGGTGTCCACTGGTGGGCCGAGCAAGCCATGGCGGAGCATTCGGAGGTCGATTGGCTCGTCCAGCGTGCCGAGCATGCAAGCGAGCAGGCAGCGCAGATCGACGACATGCTCAAGCAAGGCATCGACGCGCTGATCATCCTCGCGTTGGACGAGGACACATCGCTGGCATCAGTCCGCCATGCGACGGACGTCGATGTCTACGTGGTCAGCGTCGATCGCGCGCTTCACGAACCGATCGCCGACCTGTTTGTAACGGGCGACCATGCCGCGTTCGGCCGAGTCAGTGCGGAATTCATCGTGCAGCAACTCGATTTTCAGGGCAGGGTCGTGATCCTGCGCGGCGGACCGACAGCGGGGGATCGCATGCGATATGAAGCAGCGATGGAAGTGTTCGGCGCACATCCTGGTATTGAAGTACTCGACACGTTGCCGGGCGAGGGCGATCGCGAGCAGTCGGCCGAGGCGATGCGAACAGCCCTTGCCGAGCACGATACGATCGGTGCGGTGTGGGCGGGGGATGACGAGATGGCGCTCGGCGTGGAGGAGGCGGTGCTCGCCGCTGGCCGTGCGGATGAGATGTTGATCCTCGGCGGCGGCGGGATGAGCCAGATCGTCGGCCGGGTGAAGGAGCAGGACCCGCTGTTTCCCGCGACGGTCGCGTATTCGCCGGCGATGATGGCGGTGGCTGTGCACCTGGCAGTGGCGGAGGTGTTGTATGATGGTGACGAGCAGGCTGTGGCCGCGATGATACCGGCCCACCTGAGGCTGGACGCCGGTGATCTGCTGGGGCTTGCCGAGCCGCGACCGACGGAACAACGGCGGCTGATCCTGCCGGTGCAATTGATCACGCAAGACAACGCAGCGGACTATCATTTCCCTGATTCGGTATATTGA